One window of the Parasphingopyxis algicola genome contains the following:
- a CDS encoding YifB family Mg chelatase-like AAA ATPase, producing MVAHVATTAYLGLEARAVEAQVQIAPGVPAFNLVGLPDKAVAESRERVRAAISAIGLALPPKRITINLSPADLPKEGSHYDLPIALGLLGAMGVIDAETLAGYVVVGELGLDGRVAPSPGVLLAALNASSRDLGLVCPEAQGPEAAWAGDVEVIGAPDLLALLNHFKGTSQLAAPAPGDVEEPVAGPDLAQVKGQETAKRALEIAAAGGHNLLMSGPPGSGKSLMAACLSGILPELTAAEALEVSMVASVAGTLEGGKLARNRPYRAPHHSASMAALVGGGLKVRPGEVSLAHLGVLFLDELPEFQRPVLDSLRQPLETGTVSIARANAHVSFPARVQLVAAMNPCRCGHLGDAALACSRAPKCAADYQAKISGPLLDRIDLHVDVQAVSAADLTLPPAAEGSAEVAKRVKAARAIQTARYADESVRTNCEADGELLDSVATPDEAGRTLLGHAAEAMRLTARGYSRVLRVSRTIADLAGSEEVGRLHVAEALSYRRQPPRS from the coding sequence ATGGTCGCTCACGTCGCGACGACCGCCTATCTGGGGCTCGAGGCGCGCGCCGTGGAGGCGCAGGTTCAGATCGCGCCCGGCGTGCCCGCTTTCAATCTGGTAGGATTACCAGACAAAGCAGTGGCCGAGAGCCGCGAACGCGTGCGCGCGGCGATTTCGGCGATCGGGCTGGCGCTGCCACCCAAACGGATCACGATCAACCTCTCGCCGGCCGATCTTCCCAAGGAAGGATCGCATTACGACCTGCCGATCGCGCTCGGGCTGCTGGGCGCGATGGGCGTGATCGATGCGGAAACCCTGGCCGGCTATGTCGTCGTCGGCGAGCTCGGGCTCGACGGGCGGGTCGCGCCGTCGCCCGGCGTACTGCTCGCCGCGCTTAACGCGTCGTCGCGCGATCTTGGACTGGTCTGTCCCGAGGCGCAGGGTCCGGAGGCCGCCTGGGCAGGCGACGTCGAGGTGATCGGCGCGCCCGACCTTCTCGCGCTGCTCAACCATTTCAAGGGCACGAGCCAGCTCGCTGCGCCGGCGCCGGGGGATGTCGAGGAGCCGGTGGCGGGCCCGGATCTCGCCCAGGTGAAGGGCCAGGAAACCGCGAAGCGCGCGCTCGAAATCGCCGCGGCGGGCGGCCACAACCTGCTGATGTCCGGGCCGCCCGGCTCCGGCAAATCGCTGATGGCGGCCTGTCTGTCCGGCATTCTTCCCGAACTGACGGCGGCCGAGGCGCTCGAAGTGTCGATGGTGGCCAGCGTTGCCGGGACGCTGGAAGGCGGCAAGCTCGCGCGCAACCGGCCCTATCGCGCGCCGCATCATTCGGCATCGATGGCCGCGCTGGTGGGCGGCGGGCTCAAGGTGCGGCCGGGCGAGGTGAGCCTCGCGCATCTCGGCGTGCTGTTCCTCGACGAACTGCCCGAATTCCAGCGTCCCGTACTCGATTCGCTGCGCCAGCCGCTCGAGACGGGAACCGTATCGATCGCCCGCGCCAATGCGCATGTCAGCTTCCCGGCGCGCGTCCAGCTCGTCGCGGCGATGAACCCGTGCCGCTGCGGCCATCTCGGCGATGCCGCGCTCGCCTGTTCGCGCGCGCCCAAATGCGCGGCCGACTATCAGGCGAAGATTTCCGGCCCGCTGCTCGACCGGATCGATCTGCATGTCGACGTGCAGGCCGTGTCCGCCGCCGATCTCACGCTTCCGCCGGCGGCCGAAGGATCGGCCGAGGTTGCGAAACGGGTAAAGGCGGCGCGCGCGATCCAGACCGCGCGCTATGCCGACGAATCCGTCCGCACCAATTGCGAGGCGGACGGCGAACTGCTCGACAGCGTGGCGACACCGGACGAAGCCGGACGGACGTTGCTGGGCCATGCCGCCGAGGCGATGCGGCTGACCGCGCGCGGCTATTCCCGTGTCCTGCGTGTCAGCCGCACCATTGCCGATCTTGCGGGCAGCGAAGAGGTAGGCCGTTTGCATGTCGCCGAAGCGTTGAGTTATCGAAGGCAGCCGCCGCGGAGTTAA
- the yidC gene encoding membrane protein insertase YidC, with translation MDSSRNMILAIVLSALVLIGWSFLSEQIAPTATEPSTEFVDGEQVVLPNPEADPAPDSPAALRALSDVLAESRGDRIVVETPRLEGSINLRGARIDDLVLLDYRQTIEDNSPPIRLLTPEGVEAANYAHFGWASEDIATPDGDTLWQADGETLAPGSPVTMQWRNGTGQLFEIILEVDENFLFSVDQRISNVGEGPVSARSYALITRTGESPDPDTWLIHTGPAGFWADDLNHIDYDDVRDAGTQGERFSVSNGWLGFNDKYWLTALVPGAGDTADAAFVPLSGDRYQAVFTNAPAVVPAGRAITSSTSFFAGAKETLLLERYEVERGLNQIDLSIDWGWFYWFELPIFYLLHWLFMTVGNFGVAIILMTFVVRGLMFPIAQKQFSSMAGMRAVQPKMKEIQDRYKDDKPKMQQEVLALYQREKVNPLAGCLPIFLQIPIFYALYKVLMLSVEMRHEPFALWLQDLSAPDPLTPVNLFGLLAFTPPSWLAIGILPILLGITMWLQFKLNPAQMDPTQQKIFGIMPWVFMVIMAPFAAGLQLYWVTSNILTIAQQKWLYSRDPRLKEQAKMAQE, from the coding sequence GTGGATAGTTCGCGCAACATGATCCTGGCGATCGTGCTTTCGGCGCTGGTGTTGATTGGCTGGAGTTTCCTGTCGGAGCAGATCGCGCCGACCGCGACCGAACCGTCGACCGAATTCGTCGATGGCGAACAGGTGGTCCTGCCGAATCCCGAAGCCGATCCCGCACCGGATTCTCCGGCCGCGCTGCGTGCTCTGTCCGACGTGCTGGCCGAATCGCGCGGCGACCGCATCGTCGTCGAAACGCCGCGTCTCGAAGGCTCGATCAACCTGCGCGGCGCGCGGATCGACGATCTCGTACTGCTCGATTATCGCCAGACGATCGAGGACAATTCTCCGCCGATCCGGCTGCTGACGCCCGAAGGCGTCGAAGCGGCGAACTACGCCCATTTCGGTTGGGCGAGCGAAGATATCGCAACCCCCGACGGCGACACGCTGTGGCAGGCCGATGGCGAGACGCTGGCACCGGGCAGCCCGGTCACGATGCAGTGGCGGAACGGCACGGGCCAGCTGTTCGAGATCATCCTCGAGGTCGACGAGAATTTCCTCTTCTCGGTCGATCAGCGGATCTCGAATGTCGGCGAGGGGCCGGTCAGCGCGCGCAGCTATGCGCTGATCACCCGCACAGGCGAATCGCCCGATCCCGACACCTGGCTCATCCACACCGGCCCGGCCGGCTTCTGGGCCGACGATCTCAACCATATCGATTATGACGATGTGCGCGACGCCGGAACGCAGGGCGAGCGGTTCAGCGTCTCCAATGGCTGGCTCGGTTTCAACGACAAATACTGGCTGACGGCACTCGTCCCCGGCGCGGGAGACACGGCCGACGCGGCCTTCGTGCCGCTTAGCGGCGACCGCTATCAGGCGGTGTTCACCAATGCGCCGGCGGTCGTTCCGGCGGGCCGCGCGATTACCAGCAGCACCAGCTTTTTCGCCGGCGCGAAGGAAACGCTGCTGCTCGAACGCTATGAGGTGGAGCGAGGCCTCAACCAGATCGATCTCTCGATCGACTGGGGCTGGTTCTACTGGTTCGAACTGCCGATCTTCTACCTGCTGCACTGGCTGTTCATGACCGTCGGCAATTTCGGCGTCGCGATCATCCTGATGACCTTCGTCGTGCGCGGGCTGATGTTCCCGATCGCGCAGAAGCAATTCTCCTCGATGGCCGGTATGCGCGCCGTCCAGCCGAAAATGAAGGAGATCCAGGATCGCTACAAGGACGACAAGCCGAAGATGCAGCAGGAGGTGCTCGCTCTCTACCAGCGCGAGAAGGTCAATCCGCTCGCGGGCTGTCTGCCGATCTTCCTGCAGATCCCGATCTTCTACGCACTCTACAAGGTGCTGATGCTGTCGGTCGAAATGCGGCACGAGCCCTTCGCGCTCTGGCTGCAGGATCTGTCCGCGCCCGATCCGCTGACCCCGGTCAACCTGTTCGGGCTGCTCGCCTTCACGCCGCCGAGCTGGCTGGCGATCGGCATCCTCCCGATCCTGCTCGGCATCACCATGTGGCTGCAGTTCAAGCTCAATCCGGCGCAGATGGACCCGACCCAGCAGAAGATCTTCGGCATCATGCCCTGGGTGTTCATGGTCATCATGGCGCCCTTCGCCGCCGGCCTGCAGCTCTACTGGGTGACCTCGAACATCCTCACCATCGCCCAGCAGAAATGGCTCTACAGCCGCGATCCGCGGTTGAAGGAGCAGGCGAAGATGGCGCAGGAATGA
- a CDS encoding RNA polymerase sigma factor, with product MDSETKGLAAVFLANRPALLGFVTARLAGAPEAEDILQDIWLKLDGVEPSGPVADPLAYLYRMTENALRDRLRSEARRRVREAHWVEDFSGHLEDSGDALSPEKIAVERDRLRLVEARIAALPGRTKSIFRAARIEERKQADIAAELDISLSAVEKHLQRAYKAVIDARREYDAEMEVE from the coding sequence ATGGACAGCGAAACCAAGGGCCTGGCTGCGGTTTTTCTCGCAAACCGCCCGGCCTTGCTCGGCTTTGTGACCGCACGGCTGGCCGGAGCGCCGGAAGCCGAAGACATATTGCAAGACATCTGGCTCAAGCTGGATGGCGTGGAACCCAGCGGGCCCGTCGCCGATCCGCTGGCCTATCTCTATCGCATGACGGAAAATGCGCTCAGGGACCGGCTCCGGTCCGAAGCGCGACGACGCGTCCGGGAAGCCCATTGGGTGGAAGATTTCAGCGGCCATCTCGAGGACAGCGGAGATGCGCTTTCGCCCGAGAAGATTGCCGTCGAGCGGGATCGGCTGCGGTTGGTCGAAGCGCGCATCGCCGCATTGCCCGGCCGCACCAAATCGATCTTCCGCGCCGCGCGGATCGAGGAACGCAAACAAGCCGATATCGCCGCCGAACTCGATATCAGCCTCAGCGCCGTGGAGAAGCATCTCCAACGCGCCTATAAGGCGGTCATCGACGCGCGCCGCGAATATGATGCGGAAATGGAGGTCGAGTGA
- a CDS encoding glutathione S-transferase family protein — protein sequence MKLIIGNKAYSSWSMRGWLALKQSGVSFEEVTVPLYGEDWEKRREGNEFAASSGKVPVLWDGDTVVWDSLAIIDWLADKVGRDRFWPKDESARGMARSMAAEMHSSFPNLRRDMPMNVRKIFPPRAFSSEVGAELGRILETWAQARARYGGENPFLFGDFCAADIMYAPVCTRLGTYSVKLPPFAQGYVQAVLGHSWVREWIEAAQEEPWTIERFEEAPE from the coding sequence ATGAAACTGATCATCGGCAACAAGGCCTATTCGTCCTGGTCGATGCGCGGTTGGCTGGCACTCAAACAGTCGGGCGTATCGTTCGAGGAAGTCACGGTCCCGCTCTACGGCGAGGATTGGGAAAAGCGGCGCGAGGGCAACGAATTCGCTGCCTCGTCGGGCAAGGTGCCCGTGCTCTGGGACGGCGATACGGTCGTCTGGGACAGCCTCGCGATCATCGACTGGCTGGCCGATAAGGTCGGGCGGGACCGGTTCTGGCCGAAGGACGAAAGCGCGCGGGGCATGGCGCGCTCGATGGCGGCCGAAATGCATTCGAGCTTTCCCAATCTGCGCCGCGACATGCCGATGAACGTCCGCAAGATCTTTCCGCCGCGGGCGTTCAGCAGCGAGGTTGGTGCCGAACTCGGCCGGATCCTGGAAACCTGGGCGCAGGCGCGCGCTCGCTATGGCGGGGAAAACCCGTTCCTGTTCGGCGATTTCTGCGCGGCCGACATCATGTATGCGCCGGTCTGCACACGGCTCGGCACCTATTCGGTCAAGCTGCCGCCCTTCGCGCAAGGCTATGTCCAGGCCGTACTCGGGCACAGTTGGGTGCGCGAATGGATCGAAGCGGCGCAGGAAGAGCCCTGGACGATCGAACGGTTCGAGGAAGCGCCCGAATAG
- the rpmH gene encoding 50S ribosomal protein L34 — translation MKRTFQPSNLVRKRRHGFRARKATVGGRNVLRSRRAKGRKKLSA, via the coding sequence ATGAAGCGCACCTTTCAGCCGAGCAATCTCGTGCGCAAGCGGCGGCATGGTTTTCGGGCCCGCAAAGCGACCGTAGGCGGCCGCAACGTATTGCGCTCGCGCCGCGCCAAGGGCCGCAAGAAGCTGTCCGCCTAA
- a CDS encoding TonB-dependent receptor domain-containing protein has protein sequence MNRPLILLLARSAAMGFGLAGVFALPIEVASAQSQHRISIPAGTLDAALRSLARQTGISVGGTIQGLRQIRTPTIEGEMSAEAALRLLLRGTGFTFRRSGNRTYRIERRLLPQRSAPPPSPSAQQTPPPAPARPIIVTASKRELYFSDYAGGATVIELDDALPGIQLSSLEGLLSSLPITASTNLGSGRNKLFIRGIADSSFNGPTQSTVGLYYGDLRLIYSAPNPDLRLYDIDRVELLEGPQGTLYGAGALGGVIRLSPSRAALGEWEGAAWASGTVTEGGEPGYDLAGMVNVPVGDRIAARVLGYSGRLGGYVDDLQRGLGDINRTEIEGWRATIRVEIAEGWTIDLDGVQQMLDTLDGQYVDADIGGLNRRSAIAQPFDSDISGAGITITGAINGLSLISATGVFRSDLDTIFDASALSDTDEILGFEEERRIDLVSHETRIASGREASFSWVIGGSLVRNIDRRFQFLGDPDDPDPRAETRNETTEIAVFGEGTLPLTPRLSATAGTRIVYSESFSEALLADGSEIDPQASSTRVLPTAGLSWRPNDDAMVYGRYQRGYRASGLSIDGVDTMTPTVSRFEPDSLQTIELGTHVTVSQPMSVELSVIGFFTNWDGIQADLIGDQGFSLTRNIGSARVYGITASASVQPVEQLRISGAFFANQTHFDAATDLDAGEEERLPNVAEFGARASVELTIPISDAWRFEAVTALDYTGESFLGVDPTLEFAQGGYFEVDATIALRSDDWTLSIEGSNLSNVRGNSFAFGNPFAVRDAQQTTPVRPREIRFSSTVQF, from the coding sequence ATGAATCGTCCGCTCATTCTGCTCCTGGCCCGATCCGCGGCAATGGGCTTCGGTCTGGCGGGCGTGTTTGCACTCCCCATCGAGGTGGCGTCCGCGCAATCGCAGCACCGGATTTCCATACCCGCCGGTACGCTGGATGCTGCTTTGCGGAGCTTGGCCCGCCAGACTGGGATATCCGTCGGCGGCACGATCCAAGGGCTCCGGCAAATCCGGACGCCCACCATCGAAGGCGAGATGTCAGCGGAAGCGGCGCTACGCCTCCTGCTGCGGGGAACCGGCTTTACCTTTCGCCGAAGCGGCAACCGCACCTACCGCATTGAACGACGGTTGCTCCCGCAACGATCGGCTCCGCCGCCCTCACCATCTGCGCAGCAAACTCCTCCGCCCGCGCCAGCGCGACCCATTATCGTCACCGCCAGCAAGCGCGAACTCTACTTTTCCGACTATGCGGGGGGCGCGACCGTTATCGAACTCGACGACGCCCTGCCGGGAATCCAGCTGAGCAGCTTGGAGGGCCTTCTCTCCTCGTTGCCGATCACCGCATCGACCAATCTGGGATCGGGCCGCAACAAGCTATTCATACGCGGCATCGCGGATAGCAGTTTCAACGGGCCCACCCAATCGACCGTGGGCCTCTATTATGGCGATCTGAGGCTGATCTACAGCGCGCCGAACCCCGATCTGCGGCTCTATGATATCGATCGCGTGGAACTGCTCGAAGGACCGCAGGGAACGCTCTATGGCGCCGGCGCGCTGGGCGGCGTCATCCGCCTGTCCCCCAGCCGCGCCGCCTTGGGCGAATGGGAAGGCGCAGCCTGGGCATCGGGAACCGTCACCGAGGGCGGCGAACCCGGATACGACTTGGCTGGAATGGTAAATGTTCCAGTCGGGGACCGCATAGCCGCTCGCGTTCTCGGATATTCGGGAAGACTCGGCGGCTACGTAGACGATCTCCAACGCGGGCTGGGTGACATCAATCGCACCGAGATAGAGGGCTGGCGCGCGACGATCCGCGTGGAGATTGCTGAGGGTTGGACGATCGATCTCGACGGTGTCCAGCAGATGCTCGACACGCTCGATGGCCAATATGTCGATGCCGATATTGGCGGGCTCAATCGTCGCAGCGCGATCGCCCAGCCCTTCGATAGCGACATCAGCGGCGCCGGCATCACGATAACCGGCGCAATCAACGGACTGTCGCTGATTTCCGCAACCGGAGTTTTCCGCAGCGATCTCGACACGATATTCGATGCCAGCGCCCTTTCCGATACTGACGAGATACTGGGGTTCGAGGAGGAGCGGCGGATCGATCTTGTCAGCCATGAGACGCGTATCGCCTCGGGCCGGGAGGCCAGCTTCTCCTGGGTGATCGGCGGCAGCCTTGTCCGGAATATCGATCGTCGCTTCCAATTTCTCGGTGATCCCGACGACCCCGATCCCCGTGCCGAAACACGCAATGAAACTACCGAAATCGCGGTCTTTGGGGAAGGCACCTTGCCGTTGACACCGAGGCTCTCCGCAACAGCCGGGACCCGTATCGTCTACAGCGAGAGTTTCAGCGAAGCCTTGCTGGCGGACGGTTCGGAGATCGATCCGCAAGCCAGTTCGACCCGCGTCTTGCCGACTGCTGGCCTCTCCTGGCGTCCGAACGACGATGCGATGGTCTATGGGCGCTATCAACGCGGCTATCGCGCCAGCGGGCTCAGCATCGACGGTGTCGATACAATGACGCCAACCGTCAGCCGCTTCGAACCCGACAGTTTGCAGACCATCGAGTTGGGAACGCACGTTACCGTGTCGCAGCCTATGTCAGTCGAGCTATCGGTCATCGGCTTTTTTACAAATTGGGATGGCATTCAGGCCGACCTGATTGGCGATCAGGGCTTCTCCCTGACCCGCAACATCGGCAGCGCCAGAGTCTACGGCATTACGGCAAGCGCCTCCGTCCAGCCGGTCGAACAGCTACGGATAAGCGGGGCTTTCTTCGCCAACCAAACCCATTTCGACGCGGCTACCGATCTTGACGCCGGGGAAGAGGAAAGGCTGCCCAATGTGGCCGAGTTCGGAGCGCGAGCGAGCGTCGAACTGACCATTCCAATCTCTGACGCCTGGCGGTTCGAGGCTGTGACGGCACTTGACTATACAGGCGAGTCATTCCTCGGCGTCGATCCGACATTGGAGTTTGCACAAGGCGGCTATTTCGAAGTCGATGCGACTATCGCACTTCGCTCGGACGACTGGACGCTTTCCATCGAAGGCAGCAACCTCAGCAATGTGCGAGGGAACAGCTTTGCGTTCGGCAACCCGTTTGCCGTCCGAGACGCCCAGCAAACAACACCGGTCAGGCCGCGTGAGATCAGGTTTTCCAGCACCGTGCAATTCTAG
- a CDS encoding FecR family protein, whose translation MIDDEIVARAAAWHLRVEGGEMRTPDWEEFTSWLEADALHAEAYNRTVEADADLVAAAHAGILDSAPEAANDQAPTSRRRFLAGGVAIAATAIAGVLLWPSQSQQDFTTYATAAGERRTISVSDGLRVEMNGGTEIAVADGGQPTVRLEGGEAAFFVESRQPGALRVEVGALTLVDNGTIFNVIRHDGWIRAGVAEGAIVANPDSEAVTLTAGQTLRLREGSGMIERGQAEPQDVTAWRDGQLAYSDTPAPVIAADLSRNLGVTVNVDQEIGRRRLTGIIQLDGDEDAIIANAAALLDGYARQTANGWMIAAN comes from the coding sequence TTGATCGACGACGAAATCGTCGCCCGGGCCGCGGCGTGGCATCTTCGCGTCGAGGGCGGCGAGATGCGTACTCCCGACTGGGAGGAGTTTACTTCCTGGCTCGAAGCCGATGCGTTGCACGCGGAAGCCTATAACCGGACCGTCGAAGCCGATGCCGATCTGGTAGCCGCAGCCCATGCGGGAATTCTCGACAGCGCGCCGGAAGCCGCCAATGACCAAGCCCCGACATCGCGGCGCCGTTTCCTGGCAGGCGGCGTCGCGATTGCGGCGACCGCCATAGCCGGTGTCCTCCTCTGGCCCTCTCAAAGCCAGCAGGATTTCACGACCTATGCAACCGCAGCCGGAGAAAGGCGCACCATCTCGGTTTCCGATGGCCTGAGGGTCGAAATGAATGGTGGAACCGAAATCGCTGTCGCCGACGGCGGCCAGCCGACCGTCCGGCTCGAAGGGGGCGAAGCCGCCTTCTTCGTCGAAAGCCGGCAGCCCGGTGCGCTTCGCGTCGAAGTCGGCGCACTAACGCTGGTCGACAACGGAACGATTTTCAACGTAATCAGGCATGACGGTTGGATCCGGGCGGGCGTCGCCGAGGGCGCGATCGTCGCCAATCCGGACAGTGAGGCAGTCACGCTGACGGCAGGACAAACGCTCCGTCTGCGCGAAGGCAGCGGCATGATCGAACGCGGACAGGCAGAACCGCAGGATGTCACGGCCTGGCGGGATGGACAGCTTGCCTATTCCGACACGCCCGCGCCCGTCATCGCTGCCGATCTGAGCCGCAATCTCGGAGTCACGGTAAACGTGGATCAAGAGATCGGCCGACGCCGCCTGACAGGAATTATTCAGCTGGATGGCGACGAAGATGCGATCATCGCAAACGCCGCCGCGCTGCTCGATGGCTATGCCCGGCAAACCGCGAACGGCTGGATGATCGCCGCGAACTAG
- the yidD gene encoding membrane protein insertion efficiency factor YidD, whose amino-acid sequence MIAKLFIGLARLWQIGPSAILPPTCRYQPSCSAYAITAWSRYGAFKGSWLALRRILRCHPWGGSGHDPVP is encoded by the coding sequence ATGATCGCGAAACTGTTCATCGGCCTTGCCCGTCTCTGGCAGATTGGCCCGTCGGCGATCCTCCCGCCGACCTGCCGGTATCAACCTTCATGTTCGGCCTATGCGATCACGGCATGGTCGCGCTATGGAGCATTCAAAGGCAGCTGGCTCGCGCTTCGGCGAATCCTGCGCTGCCATCCCTGGGGCGGGTCGGGTCACGATCCGGTTCCGTAA
- the yihA gene encoding ribosome biogenesis GTP-binding protein YihA/YsxC encodes MTDQAALEEMARKTFSGPIDFLKSAPSLEFLPDADLPEVAFAGRSNVGKSTLLNALTNRKGLARASNTPGRTQELNFFEVGDPPQFRLVDMPGYGFAKAPPQVAKRWRHLINDFLRGRPTLKRTLILVDARRGLKDIDRELMEMLDEAAVSYRIVLTKSDKLKDKALATTQATLAEQAKGHAAAHPDILATSSESGLGVDELRKEVIQAIG; translated from the coding sequence ATGACCGACCAGGCCGCCTTGGAGGAAATGGCGCGGAAGACTTTTTCCGGGCCGATCGACTTCCTGAAATCGGCGCCGAGCCTCGAGTTCCTGCCCGATGCCGACCTGCCGGAAGTCGCCTTTGCCGGGCGCTCCAATGTCGGCAAGTCGACGCTTTTGAACGCGCTGACCAACCGCAAGGGGCTGGCCCGGGCATCGAACACGCCGGGCCGGACGCAGGAGCTCAATTTCTTCGAAGTCGGCGATCCGCCGCAGTTCCGGCTGGTCGACATGCCCGGCTACGGCTTCGCCAAGGCGCCGCCGCAGGTCGCCAAACGCTGGCGCCACCTGATCAACGATTTCCTGCGCGGGCGCCCTACCCTCAAGCGCACCCTGATTCTGGTCGACGCCCGCCGCGGCCTGAAGGATATCGACCGCGAACTGATGGAGATGCTCGACGAGGCGGCGGTCAGCTACCGGATCGTGCTGACCAAGTCCGACAAGCTGAAGGACAAGGCCCTCGCCACCACTCAAGCGACGCTCGCCGAACAGGCCAAGGGCCACGCCGCCGCCCATCCGGATATTCTCGCGACATCCAGCGAAAGCGGATTGGGTGTGGACGAACTGCGCAAAGAGGTTATCCAAGCCATCGGCTGA
- a CDS encoding polysaccharide biosynthesis C-terminal domain-containing protein gives MRRGAWQILSGFGVRTVARILLIVFVAKLYGVSDFGRLGETVAIVELAAALATFGLNKTLLGRLAGDDASDESKIVLEALAITACVSFLVTGALWVLWALIAGQTDGGTRIALMGIPLIALTEIALTATRHRRTVAWDTIVKAAVKPWSFLLFALTGYLWAGGEPSSTQTLILAYVASLTLSAVIAIGALFFASRFTLSAALRHFSLSDTFRLARDCLPIAVNETAVFAFRRIDIILLALVAGPAATGIYYLAQQIGTVVEKVRYLFEPMLAPIVAQTNSLDIIGYHLRRLCLGIFTTQLAILVLIAILGQPLLDWLGAGFAAGLTVALVVLVGELFDGSFGLCELPTVYRHPHWPPRLVLAALVLEIGLVWLLASHFGALGAATGFATAMLLLAIARLMLIRRLYGLSILGKRYGVALLTGAVAAVSVLFGFRLSSDHSMLTAIAASVSFLILYGGGLWLFPRNRAAGVSAANPA, from the coding sequence CTTGCTGATCGTTTTCGTTGCCAAGCTTTACGGCGTTAGCGATTTTGGCCGACTCGGCGAAACAGTCGCGATCGTCGAGTTGGCAGCCGCGCTGGCGACTTTCGGCCTCAACAAGACACTGCTCGGCAGGCTCGCCGGCGACGACGCGTCCGATGAGTCGAAAATCGTCTTGGAAGCACTCGCGATCACCGCTTGCGTTTCATTTCTCGTCACCGGTGCATTGTGGGTCCTCTGGGCGCTGATTGCCGGTCAGACCGATGGGGGCACGAGAATTGCCCTGATGGGCATTCCGCTCATCGCGCTGACCGAAATTGCGTTGACCGCTACCCGTCACCGGCGGACCGTCGCTTGGGACACGATCGTGAAGGCGGCCGTCAAACCATGGAGTTTCCTGCTGTTCGCCCTGACCGGATATTTATGGGCCGGCGGCGAACCGTCTTCGACGCAGACGCTGATCCTCGCCTATGTCGCGTCGCTTACGCTATCGGCCGTGATCGCAATCGGGGCGCTGTTCTTCGCATCCCGATTCACTCTGTCGGCTGCGCTGCGGCACTTCAGTCTGAGCGATACATTCCGCCTTGCCCGCGACTGCCTCCCGATCGCCGTCAACGAAACGGCGGTTTTTGCCTTTCGTCGCATCGATATCATCCTCTTGGCGCTGGTCGCCGGACCGGCAGCCACGGGCATCTATTATCTGGCGCAGCAGATCGGAACTGTGGTCGAAAAGGTCCGCTATCTCTTCGAACCGATGCTGGCGCCCATCGTCGCGCAAACCAATTCGCTCGATATCATCGGCTACCATCTGCGCCGCCTCTGTCTCGGAATTTTCACGACGCAACTGGCGATCCTCGTTTTGATCGCAATCCTCGGTCAACCGTTGCTGGACTGGCTGGGCGCGGGCTTCGCCGCCGGCCTGACGGTCGCGCTGGTCGTACTGGTCGGAGAACTGTTCGATGGCAGTTTCGGCCTTTGCGAGCTTCCGACCGTCTATCGCCATCCCCACTGGCCGCCGCGCCTCGTTCTTGCAGCTCTCGTGCTCGAAATCGGTCTCGTCTGGCTTCTCGCATCCCATTTTGGAGCACTGGGCGCCGCTACGGGTTTCGCGACGGCGATGCTCCTGCTGGCGATCGCCCGGCTCATGCTCATTCGGCGGCTTTACGGACTGTCCATCCTCGGCAAACGATATGGCGTGGCGCTGCTGACGGGCGCAGTTGCCGCAGTTTCCGTCCTGTTCGGGTTTCGGTTGTCCAGCGACCATTCCATGCTGACGGCGATCGCTGCTTCCGTCTCGTTCCTTATCTTATATGGTGGCGGCCTATGGCTGTTTCCGAGAAACCGAGCTGCCGGTGTTTCGGCTGCAAATCCGGCCTGA
- the rnpA gene encoding ribonuclease P protein component — MSAPRVATLTKRRDFLAANSGKRAAMPGFVLLVREREDGDDTIRLGITVTRKIGGAVVRNRMKRRFRALGREVLPTQGIAGADHVLIGRKGGVERDFDSLRGELSKALDRVRS, encoded by the coding sequence ATGTCTGCGCCGCGTGTGGCGACGCTAACGAAAAGACGCGATTTTCTCGCCGCGAATAGCGGCAAGCGCGCGGCCATGCCCGGATTCGTTCTGCTCGTCCGCGAGCGCGAGGACGGCGACGACACGATCCGTCTCGGCATTACCGTAACCCGGAAGATCGGCGGCGCCGTCGTTCGCAACCGCATGAAACGGCGGTTCCGGGCGCTGGGCCGGGAAGTCCTTCCGACCCAAGGCATAGCCGGCGCCGATCATGTGCTGATCGGCCGCAAGGGCGGCGTCGAGCGCGATTTCGATTCGCTGCGCGGAGAACTGTCGAAAGCGCTCGATCGCGTGCGATCATGA